A region of the Halostella limicola genome:
GGTGTTCGACGGGCGTCAGTCGCTGTCGCTCGCCGTTCCGAACTACCGAACGACCGCGGACGACGCGTTGGATATGCACTTCGACCGCGGCGCGCAGCTCGGCGAGTACCTCAACATCACGACCGACGAGCAGGGGCGGACACGTCACGAGCCGTCCGTCCCGATCCACCGCTTGGAGCAGCGGCTGGTCAGCGAGGCGATGCGGAAACTCGGCGTGGTTCGATCGGCGATCCAGCGGGAGTACGACCTCGTGTTCGTGTGGCTCGGCTACCTCGACACGGTCGGCCATCTCGCTCCGACTGTCGACGAAGACGGATGGCAGCGTCGGGCGTACGAACAGGCGGCGAAGTGGACTCGAGAGGTCCGATCCGATCTCACCGACGCGGACACGTTGCTCTGCGTGTCCGACCACGGACTTCAGGACGGCACCCACAGCCACAGCGCGTTCTTCGGCGCCGACGACGAGGGCGTGACCCGGGAGACGGAGACCGTCCTTGATGTCGCGGCCGCCATCGACGAGGTTACTCGATCTCGGACCGATGCCGGCGTTCCGGAGGTCAGGGACCCCTATCGCCGCGAGACATCGTCGACGACGGGCGAAGCGGAGGCCGTGCGCGATCAACTCTCCGACCTGGGCTACCTATGATCTGGATGATCCCGAAGGAAAAGACGGAAATGACGGCCCGGTGCAGTAGACAATGATGCAGCCCCGCCCTAACGTCCTTTGGATAACCCTCGATAGCGTCCGCGCGGACCACACCACCGTCGGTGGGTACGATCGAGACACGACGCCGAACCTCCAGCGGATCGCCGATTCGGAGGGTGGGGAGTACTTTTCGAACTGCTTCGCTGCGGGAAACGCGACAGCGCTATCCGCCGCCTCGATTTTGACCGGGACGTATCCCTCGCACCACGGGTTAAAGATCTCCAACGAGGCGATCCCCGAGGTGCTCGAAACGGTTCCGGAACGGTTTCGGGACGCCGGTTACGCGACAGCCGGTCTCTCCCGTAACTCCTACGTCAGTTCCGGCACCGGCCTCAACAGGGGTTTCGACAGGTTCGAATGGCTCGCCGCATCGACGCTTCTCGACGTCCTAGATCCGATGACGATAGCGAAGTACCTCCTAAACATCCGTCGTCACTCCGCCGGGGTTACGACCGATACGGCGAAACACGCGACGCCCTACTTGCTCAACGAAGTTACGAAGAACTGGCTCGCCGACTTCGAAGGCGAAGAACCCTTCTTCTTCTACCTTCACTACAACGAGCCACATCGCCCATACTATCCGCCTCTGCCGTATCTCAGCAGGTATACTGACGACCTGGCGATCTCTGCCAAGGAGGCAGCTAATATCGCGATGCGTGTCCACTACCGGATGGATGAGATCGTTGCGAACGACTACGATCTCACAGAGATGGAACAGCGTGCGATCGAAGCGATGTACGACGCCGAAATCGCCTATACCGACGAGATGGTCGGTCAACTGTTCGACCATGTTCAGTCACTCGATCTCGACAACACTGTCGTCGTCATTACCTCTGACCACGGTGAGTTGTTCGGTGAACGCGGTCTACTCGCACATCGCATCGCTATCAACGACGCGGTGACGCACGTACCGCTCGTGGTACACGGTCTCGCCGATGTCGACTACCCGTTCGACGGACTGATTCAACACCTTGATCTCGTACGGACGCTCGCCGAGTTCGCAGAGGTGTCAACCGACGGACTGCAAGGGATCGACATGCGACAAACAACCCGCGAGTACGTCCTCTCACAACGCCAAGAAGCGAACTTCGATCCCTATCTGGAACACAACCCCGACTTCGACACGTCCGGATACCACACCGGCATGCTCACGAGCCTACGGACTCGCGAGTTCAGATATGAAAAGAGCAACGGAAGTTCGCAGTTATTCGAACTCCCCGACGAGACGACCGACACTACCGATCAGTACCCCGACGTGGCTGCCGACTTCGACAACAAGCTCTCCGAGTGGCTCGCTACCGACGGTCAGCCGATAACGACCGGAGAAGAATCCCGTCTCACCGACGAAATGCAGAAACAACTCCAGGATCTCGGCTACATGGAATAATGCGCCTCGGTAGAACTACGCTGATCCACTTCGCGTCGCAGGTCGGGGTTTCACTCGCGGGATTTATTGCTACCTTCGCGATCGCTCGCCTTCTCGGTGCTTCGAGCCTCGGAACGTACGCCATCGCCGTCGCTCTCCTGTTTTGGCTCAACGTGCCGGCGAGCGCCGTCGGCAACGCGATCAACAAGCGCGTCAGCGAGGGGATCGACCGCGGCTCGTATCTCACGGCCGGCTTCGTGCTGAACGCCGCGATTGCGGCCGTAGTCGCGGTCGCTATCGTCATCTTCGCGGGTCAGGTGGATGCTTACGTCGGCGCGTCAGTCAGTGATCTCGTCGCCGCGCTCGTCATCGGCAACGTCGCGCTGATAACCGTCGTCGGTGCTCTCAACGGTCAGAAGAAGGTCGCCCAAACCGGCGTCCTCCGCGCCATCGAGCGCGTCGGTCGGACGGGATTCCAGGTGGCGCTCATCCTACTCAGTTACGGCCTGACCGGCCTCCTCGTTGGCCACGCCGCGTCGCTCGCGGTGGCGGCACTCCTTGGTGTCGTGCTATTCGAGGTGCGGCCCTCGATGCCCGCTCGCGAGCACCTACGCAGTCTGCTCAAGTACGCGCGGTATTCCTGGCTCGGTACGCTCAAGACCCGCGCGTTCGGATGGATGGACACGATCGTGCTCGCGTTCTTCGTACCGTCTGCCCTCATCGGCATCTATGAAGTAACGTGGACGCTCGCGTCGACGCTGGCGCTCGTGAGCAACTCGATCCAAAAGACGCTCTTTCCGGAACTGAGCGAACTCTCCGTCGAAGAAAACTACGACCGCGTTCACCACTTTCTCAACGAGGGGCTGGTGTTCACCGGGATATTCGCGATTCCCGGACTATTCGGCGCCGCCGTTATCGGCCCACGAATCCTGAAGATCTACCGGCCGGAGTTCACCCGCGGTGCGTCAATCCTACTTGTGCTCATCGTCGCCCGCACGCTCGCGGCGTTCGGAACGCAGTTCCTCAGCGCTATCAATGCCATCGACCGGCCCGATGTCGCCTTTCGGATCAACCTCGTCTTCGTCGTCTCGAACGTCGTCCTCAACGTCGTCCTCATCTCGCAGTTCGGGTGGTATGGCGCCGCCGCCGCGACAGCACTCTCTGCGACGATAACGCTGACTCTCGGCTATCTTGCGCTCGTCTCCCTCATCGGTCGACCGGAGATACCATACCGAGAGATCGCTCGCGAATTCAGTGCGAGTCTCGTGATGGCGGGTACGGTGTACGCGATGGCCGGAATGCTTCCGGGATCGCACTACACAACCCTCGCGCTCGTCCTCGTCGGCGGGGCCGTATACGCGGGCGTTCTCGTAGGGCTCTCGAATAGGGTCCGACAGAAGGCCGTCGCGCTACTCCCGGAAGATGTCACTGCGCGATAGCGTCGAGGATCGCCTTGTACCGCTCGACTGCGGCCTCGAACGAGTACTCGTCCTCTATCAGCTCCCGCCCGTTCTCGCTCATCTCGGCGATGTCCTCCTCGTTTAATACCTGGGTTATCTCCGCCGCCATTTCCTGCGGCGACTGCTCAGTCATCAGGACGCCGGTCTCGCCATCCCGAACGACGTCCGGGATGCCGGACACCGGCGTCGCGTACACGGGCGTACTGCAGGCGAGCGACTCGAGGATCGTCGTCGGCAGCCCCTCCGTCGGTTGCGACGGCATGACGAGCAGGCGGAGGTCGTTCAGCTCCGACGGCACGTCGTCGTGGTCGACCCATCCGGCAAGTTCGACGGTCCCGCTCTCGATCTCC
Encoded here:
- a CDS encoding alkaline phosphatase family protein; amino-acid sequence: MSSDSGLTVVLGWDGIDNELATEWEVASAFGEHTRELETFDNDLLGKPHTHEIWPSIITGRPPEDHGIYAKTEDEGAAWNSRTVALAARLTNGVVPERIRTSIGKAIRNAGAELDYKTPAYYRDRGIETVFDGRQSLSLAVPNYRTTADDALDMHFDRGAQLGEYLNITTDEQGRTRHEPSVPIHRLEQRLVSEAMRKLGVVRSAIQREYDLVFVWLGYLDTVGHLAPTVDEDGWQRRAYEQAAKWTREVRSDLTDADTLLCVSDHGLQDGTHSHSAFFGADDEGVTRETETVLDVAAAIDEVTRSRTDAGVPEVRDPYRRETSSTTGEAEAVRDQLSDLGYL
- a CDS encoding sulfatase, with product MMQPRPNVLWITLDSVRADHTTVGGYDRDTTPNLQRIADSEGGEYFSNCFAAGNATALSAASILTGTYPSHHGLKISNEAIPEVLETVPERFRDAGYATAGLSRNSYVSSGTGLNRGFDRFEWLAASTLLDVLDPMTIAKYLLNIRRHSAGVTTDTAKHATPYLLNEVTKNWLADFEGEEPFFFYLHYNEPHRPYYPPLPYLSRYTDDLAISAKEAANIAMRVHYRMDEIVANDYDLTEMEQRAIEAMYDAEIAYTDEMVGQLFDHVQSLDLDNTVVVITSDHGELFGERGLLAHRIAINDAVTHVPLVVHGLADVDYPFDGLIQHLDLVRTLAEFAEVSTDGLQGIDMRQTTREYVLSQRQEANFDPYLEHNPDFDTSGYHTGMLTSLRTREFRYEKSNGSSQLFELPDETTDTTDQYPDVAADFDNKLSEWLATDGQPITTGEESRLTDEMQKQLQDLGYME
- a CDS encoding lipopolysaccharide biosynthesis protein gives rise to the protein MRLGRTTLIHFASQVGVSLAGFIATFAIARLLGASSLGTYAIAVALLFWLNVPASAVGNAINKRVSEGIDRGSYLTAGFVLNAAIAAVVAVAIVIFAGQVDAYVGASVSDLVAALVIGNVALITVVGALNGQKKVAQTGVLRAIERVGRTGFQVALILLSYGLTGLLVGHAASLAVAALLGVVLFEVRPSMPAREHLRSLLKYARYSWLGTLKTRAFGWMDTIVLAFFVPSALIGIYEVTWTLASTLALVSNSIQKTLFPELSELSVEENYDRVHHFLNEGLVFTGIFAIPGLFGAAVIGPRILKIYRPEFTRGASILLVLIVARTLAAFGTQFLSAINAIDRPDVAFRINLVFVVSNVVLNVVLISQFGWYGAAAATALSATITLTLGYLALVSLIGRPEIPYREIAREFSASLVMAGTVYAMAGMLPGSHYTTLALVLVGGAVYAGVLVGLSNRVRQKAVALLPEDVTAR